From a region of the Cololabis saira isolate AMF1-May2022 chromosome 8, fColSai1.1, whole genome shotgun sequence genome:
- the LOC133449189 gene encoding zona pellucida sperm-binding protein 4-like: protein MELLKWLFGVVFVCHVSAQNVWSQKYQPSLEQFSHQETVPAAAATFDECDVEEAEKIQCGAPDITAEECEDINCCFNGRQCYYRNAVTVQCTRDGQFIIIVARDSTMPPIDVNSISLLAADDDSCGPVDESSAFAIFQFPVTACGTTLKDDDDYVVYENHMSSSYEVGLGPRGSITRDSHFELLFQCRYSGSAVEALVLEVNPLPSPLAVAAAGPLRVELRLGSGQCYAKGCVPDEAAYDSFYTQSDYPIVKVLREPIYVDVHLLGRSDPNIVLNLEHCWATSTPNPQSLPQWDLLIDGCPYHDDRYLTTVVAMDASSGVEYPTHYKRFISKMFTFVTPETLTPQKETVFIHCSTAVCRPSSSNSCEQRCHRQRRAAVEIVPSSQKVLVSSGEVILTEQRKSTNE from the exons ATGGAGCTCCTCAAGTGGctgtttggtgttgtttttgtttgccaTGTTTCTGCGCAGAATGTCTGGTCGCAGAAGTACCAGCCTTCCTTGGAGCAGTTTTCCCACCAGGAAACAgtccctgcagctgcagctacctTTGACGAATGTGATGTGGAGGAGGCTGAGAAGATTCAGTGTGGAGCTCCAGATATCACTGCTGAAGAGTGTGAGGACATCAACTGCTGCTTCAATGGGCGTCAGTGCTACTACAGAAATGCAG TGACTGTGCAGTGTACCAGGGATGGCCAGTTCATCATCATTGTGGCTAGAGATTCCACAATGCCACCCATAGATGTGAATTCAATCAGTCTGCTGGCTGCTGATGATGATTCCTGTGGCCCAGTTGATGAAAGCTCAGCATTTGCCATCTTTCAGTTCCCTGTGACTGCATGTGGCACAACACTCAAG GATGATGACGATTATGTAGTCTACGAGAACCACATGTCCTCTTCCTATGAAGTGGGCCTTGGACCCCGTGGCTCTATCACCAGGGACAGCCATTTTGA GCTGCTGTTCCAGTGTAGATACTCTGGCTCAGCTGTGGAGGCTCTCGTCCTGGAAGTGAACCCTCTTCCCTCCCCACTAGCAGTTGCAGCAGCTGGACCCCTGAGAGTGGAGCTCAGGCTAGGAAGTGGCCAGTGTTACGCAAAAGGATGTGTGCCTG ACGAAGCAGCATACGACTCCTTCTACACTCAGTCAGACTACCCAATCGTTAAAGTGCTGAGGGAACCAATCTATGTTGACGTTCATCTCCTGGGCCGCTCTGACCCAAACATCGTCCTGAACCTTGAGCACTGCTGGGCCACCTCCACACCAAATCCTCAGAGCCTTCCACAGTGGGACCTCCTGATTGATGG GTGCCCCTACCACGATGACAGATACTTGACCACAGTGGTTGCTATGGATGCCTCCTCTGGCGTTGAGTACCCGACTCACTACAAACGCTTCATCAGCAAGATGTTCACGTTTGTTACTCCAGAAACCCTCACTCCCCAAAAGGAGACT GTTTTCATCCACTGTTCCACAGCTGTGTGCCGTCCAAGCAGCTCCAACTCCTGTGAACAACGCTGCCACAGGCAAC GAAGGGCTGCTGTAGAGATCGTCCCCTCAAGCCAGAAGGTTCTTGTGTCAAGTGGTGAAGTGATCCTGACTGAGCAGAGGAAGTCCACGAATGAATGA